One genomic window of Actinoplanes lobatus includes the following:
- the cobT gene encoding nicotinate-nucleotide--dimethylbenzimidazole phosphoribosyltransferase, protein MTLETTLAAIRPADDGAMTAARELQARLTKPAGSLGVLEELSVRLAGLAGVCPPPLPEPATVAVFAGDHGVHAQRVTPWPQEVTAQMVANFVAGGAVVNAFARQAGADVMVVDVGVAIPLHGGPNLLDANVRRGTRDMTEGPALTREEALAAVEVGIQVATTLVDQGARALLTGDMGIANTTPAAALIAAFTGASAAAATGRGTGVDDETYQHKISVVAAALQRHAPDPADPLGVLAAVGGLEHAALTGFILGAAARRVPVIVDGVIAASAAVAAAAFAPDSVAAMVAGHRSAEPGAGVALTHLGLDPLLDLGMRLGEGSGAVLALPVVSAAVRVLHEVATFDSAGVSEK, encoded by the coding sequence GTGACGCTGGAGACCACCCTGGCGGCCATCCGGCCCGCCGACGACGGGGCCATGACCGCCGCCCGCGAGTTGCAGGCCCGGCTCACCAAGCCGGCCGGTTCGCTGGGCGTGCTGGAGGAGCTGTCGGTGCGCCTCGCCGGGCTGGCCGGGGTGTGCCCGCCGCCGCTGCCGGAGCCGGCCACCGTCGCGGTCTTCGCCGGCGACCACGGGGTGCACGCCCAGCGGGTGACGCCGTGGCCGCAGGAGGTCACCGCCCAGATGGTGGCGAACTTCGTGGCCGGCGGCGCGGTGGTCAACGCGTTCGCCCGCCAGGCCGGCGCGGACGTCATGGTGGTCGACGTCGGCGTCGCGATCCCGCTGCACGGCGGGCCGAACCTGCTGGACGCGAACGTGCGGCGGGGCACCCGGGACATGACGGAGGGCCCGGCGCTCACCCGCGAGGAGGCGCTGGCCGCCGTCGAGGTCGGCATCCAGGTCGCTACGACCCTCGTCGACCAGGGCGCCCGCGCGCTGCTCACCGGCGACATGGGGATCGCCAACACGACCCCTGCCGCGGCGCTGATCGCCGCGTTCACCGGCGCGTCCGCGGCGGCGGCGACCGGGCGGGGCACCGGCGTCGACGACGAGACGTACCAGCACAAGATCTCCGTGGTGGCGGCCGCCCTCCAGCGGCACGCGCCCGACCCCGCCGACCCGCTGGGCGTGCTCGCCGCGGTCGGCGGCCTGGAGCACGCCGCGCTGACCGGGTTCATCCTGGGCGCCGCCGCGCGTCGCGTACCGGTGATCGTCGACGGTGTGATCGCGGCGTCGGCCGCGGTCGCGGCGGCGGCCTTCGCCCCGGACTCGGTGGCCGCCATGGTCGCCGGGCACCGTTCCGCCGAGCCGGGCGCCGGTGTGGCGCTCACTCACCTCGGCCTGGACCCGTTGCTCGACCTGGGTATGCGCCTCGGCGAGGGCAGCGGCGCGGTGCTGGCCCTGCCCGTCGTGTCGGCCGCGGTCCGCGTGCTGCACGAGGTGGCGACGTTCGATTCAGCGGGAGTGTCCGAGAAGTGA
- the cobA gene encoding uroporphyrinogen-III C-methyltransferase produces the protein MSIYPLGLRIEGRRVLVVGGGTVATRRVPALIAAGARVEIVAPELTPTLQGHVDAGRAVWTPRRFAPADVEGAWLVHVAIDDPEAAAQVSLAAEEHQIFCVRADDRDAATAWTPAVTRHGQVTVAVTDGGDRRRAMAVRDMVAGVLEATPPAAPELKGVALVGAGPGDPELITVKGRRLLAAADVVVADRLIPGVLLGELRPEVELIDAAKIPYGPQAAQEEINRILVDRASQGRFVVRLKGGDNFVFGRGGEEALACARAGVPVLVVPGVTSSIAAPALAGIPVTHRGVAHEFTVISGHIPPDHPDTLVDWAALARMRGTVVVMMGLKNLPRIAERLIAEGRSADTPVAVVQEGSTAHQRSLTSTLGAVAEATATAGIRTPAVVVIGDVVTVGESLTLASN, from the coding sequence GTGAGCATCTATCCGTTGGGTCTGCGGATCGAGGGACGCCGCGTGCTGGTGGTCGGCGGTGGCACGGTCGCCACCCGCCGGGTGCCGGCGCTGATCGCGGCGGGCGCCCGGGTCGAGATCGTGGCGCCGGAGCTGACCCCCACGCTGCAGGGGCACGTCGACGCCGGCCGGGCCGTCTGGACGCCGCGGCGCTTCGCGCCCGCCGACGTCGAGGGCGCGTGGCTGGTCCATGTCGCGATCGACGATCCGGAGGCGGCGGCACAGGTCAGCCTGGCGGCCGAGGAACACCAGATCTTCTGCGTACGGGCGGACGACCGCGATGCGGCGACGGCGTGGACCCCGGCCGTCACCCGGCACGGCCAGGTGACCGTGGCGGTCACCGACGGTGGCGACCGTCGCCGTGCCATGGCGGTGCGCGACATGGTGGCCGGCGTGCTGGAGGCCACCCCACCGGCCGCGCCCGAGCTCAAGGGGGTGGCCCTGGTCGGGGCCGGCCCCGGCGACCCTGAGCTGATCACCGTGAAGGGCCGCCGCCTGCTCGCCGCCGCCGACGTGGTGGTGGCCGACCGGCTGATCCCCGGCGTGCTCCTCGGCGAGCTGCGCCCCGAGGTCGAGCTGATCGACGCCGCCAAGATCCCGTACGGTCCGCAGGCCGCCCAGGAGGAGATCAACCGCATCCTGGTGGACCGGGCGAGCCAGGGGCGGTTCGTGGTCCGGCTCAAGGGCGGCGACAACTTCGTCTTCGGCCGTGGCGGCGAGGAGGCGCTCGCGTGCGCCCGGGCCGGTGTGCCGGTGCTGGTCGTCCCCGGGGTGACCAGCTCGATCGCGGCTCCCGCCCTGGCCGGCATCCCGGTCACCCACCGCGGGGTGGCGCACGAGTTCACGGTCATCTCCGGCCACATCCCGCCGGACCACCCGGACACGCTCGTCGACTGGGCGGCGCTGGCCCGGATGCGCGGCACCGTCGTGGTGATGATGGGCCTGAAGAACCTGCCGCGGATCGCCGAGCGGCTGATCGCGGAGGGCCGCTCGGCGGACACCCCGGTCGCGGTCGTGCAGGAGGGGTCGACGGCCCACCAGCGGTCGCTGACCAGCACTCTCGGCGCGGTGGCCGAGGCGACCGCGACGGCGGGGATCCGGACTCCGGCGGTCGTCGTGATCGGCGACGTCGTCACGGTGGGGGAGAGTCTCACGCTCGCTTCGAACTGA
- a CDS encoding alpha,alpha-trehalose-phosphate synthase (UDP-forming), whose product MAQRSSFVVVANRLPVDEVTTTDGEKQWRPSPGGLVTALHPVLAQHRGTWIGWAGGDGPAHDPFDLEGIHIHPVPLSAEELERYYEGQSNATIWPLYHDAVETPVYKRRWREAYRVVNHRFAQAAAEVAAEGATVWVQDYQLQLVPAMLREMRPDLRIGFFLHIPFPPIELFMQMPFRAEVLRGLLGADLVGFQQRLAAQNFVRLARHLLGLRYEGQSIQVDGRRVKAGAFPISIDTADMEKLAADPAVQARAKQIRAELGDPKTIVLGVDRLDYTKGIELRLKAFRELLADGKLNVGEAVMVQVATPSRERVEHYQTLRVRVEREVGRINGEFGRVGTPAVHYLHQSVSKQELAAMYAAADVMMVTPLRDGMNLVAKEYIACRGDTGGALVLSEFAGAATELRQAFLCNPHDPDGVKDALLRAVGAERPELKRRMRVMQRHLRTHDVARWAKSFLDELAVDDEKAGD is encoded by the coding sequence GTGGCCCAACGAAGTTCCTTCGTCGTCGTCGCCAACCGTCTGCCAGTGGACGAGGTCACCACGACGGACGGTGAGAAACAGTGGCGCCCGAGTCCGGGTGGCCTGGTCACGGCCCTTCATCCGGTGCTGGCCCAGCACCGCGGCACCTGGATCGGCTGGGCCGGCGGGGACGGCCCAGCGCACGATCCATTCGATCTCGAAGGCATCCACATCCACCCCGTTCCGCTCAGCGCCGAGGAGCTGGAGCGCTACTACGAGGGTCAGTCCAACGCGACGATCTGGCCGCTCTACCACGACGCGGTGGAGACGCCCGTCTACAAGCGACGCTGGCGGGAGGCGTACCGGGTGGTCAACCACCGGTTCGCGCAGGCCGCGGCGGAGGTGGCGGCCGAGGGCGCCACCGTCTGGGTGCAGGACTACCAGTTGCAGCTGGTCCCGGCCATGCTGCGGGAGATGCGCCCGGACCTGCGGATCGGGTTCTTCCTGCACATCCCGTTCCCACCGATCGAGCTGTTCATGCAGATGCCGTTCCGGGCCGAGGTCCTGCGCGGGCTGCTCGGCGCCGACCTGGTCGGCTTCCAGCAGCGGCTGGCCGCACAGAACTTCGTCCGCCTGGCCCGGCACCTGCTCGGGCTGCGCTACGAGGGCCAGTCGATCCAGGTGGACGGCCGGCGCGTCAAGGCCGGCGCCTTCCCGATCAGCATCGACACCGCCGACATGGAGAAGCTCGCCGCCGACCCGGCGGTGCAGGCCCGGGCCAAGCAGATCCGGGCCGAGCTGGGCGATCCGAAGACCATCGTGCTCGGCGTCGACCGGCTCGACTACACCAAGGGCATCGAGCTGCGCCTCAAGGCGTTCCGCGAACTGCTCGCCGACGGCAAGCTCAACGTCGGTGAGGCGGTGATGGTGCAGGTCGCCACGCCGAGCCGGGAGCGGGTCGAGCACTACCAGACGCTGCGGGTGCGGGTGGAGCGCGAGGTCGGCCGGATCAACGGCGAGTTCGGCCGGGTCGGCACGCCGGCCGTGCACTACCTGCACCAGTCGGTCAGCAAACAGGAGCTGGCCGCGATGTACGCGGCGGCCGACGTGATGATGGTGACCCCGCTGCGCGACGGCATGAACCTGGTCGCCAAGGAGTACATCGCCTGCCGCGGCGACACCGGCGGCGCGCTGGTGCTCAGCGAGTTCGCGGGCGCCGCCACCGAGCTGCGCCAGGCGTTCCTCTGCAACCCGCACGACCCGGACGGCGTGAAGGACGCGCTGCTGCGGGCGGTCGGCGCCGAACGGCCGGAACTCAAACGCCGGATGCGGGTCATGCAGCGCCATCTGCGGACCCACGACGTGGCCCGGTGGGCGAAGTCGTTCCTCGACGAGCTAGCCGTCGACGACGAGAAGGCCGGGGATTGA
- the ettA gene encoding energy-dependent translational throttle protein EttA — MAQFIYVLEKARKAHGDKVVLDNVTLNFLPGVKIGVVGPNGAGKSSLLKIMAGLDTPSNGEARLMPGYTVGMLAQEPPLNEEKTVLGNIEEAVAETKAKLDRFNKIAEQMATDYTDELMEEMGKLQEELDHSNAWDIDAQLELAMDALRCPAPDADVTQLSGGERRRVALCKLLLEAPDLLLLDEPTNHLDAESVNWLEQHLSKYAGTVIAITHDRYFLDNVATWILELDRGHAYPYEGNYSTYLDKKAARLAVQGRKDQKLQRRLTEELEWVRSNAKARQTKSKARLERYEEMATEAEKTRKLDFEEIQIPPGPRLGNTVIEAKDLVKGFDGRTLIDELSFSLPRNGIVGIIGPNGVGKTTLFKTIVGLEQADAGAVRVGETVKLSYVDQNRAGLDGSKTVWEVVSDGLDYMMVGKVEMPSRAYVAAFGFKGPDQQKPVKVLSGGERNRLNLAMTLKIGGNVILLDEPTNDLDVETLSSLENALLEFPGCAVVISHDRMFLDRVTTHMLAWEGTDEDPDKWFWFEGNFDAYEKNKIDRLGAEAARPHRVTYRKLTRD, encoded by the coding sequence GTGGCCCAGTTCATCTACGTCCTGGAGAAGGCGCGTAAGGCGCACGGCGACAAGGTCGTGCTCGACAACGTGACGCTGAACTTCCTGCCAGGCGTCAAGATCGGTGTGGTCGGCCCGAACGGCGCCGGTAAGTCCAGCCTGCTGAAGATCATGGCCGGCCTGGACACGCCGAGCAACGGCGAGGCCCGGCTCATGCCCGGTTACACGGTCGGCATGCTCGCGCAGGAGCCGCCGCTGAACGAGGAGAAGACGGTCCTCGGCAACATCGAGGAAGCGGTCGCGGAGACCAAGGCCAAGCTCGACCGGTTCAACAAGATCGCCGAGCAGATGGCCACCGACTACACCGACGAGCTGATGGAGGAGATGGGCAAGCTCCAGGAGGAGCTGGACCACTCCAACGCGTGGGACATCGACGCCCAGCTCGAACTCGCGATGGACGCGCTGCGCTGCCCGGCGCCGGACGCCGACGTCACCCAGCTCTCCGGTGGTGAGCGCCGTCGTGTCGCGCTCTGCAAGCTGCTGCTCGAGGCGCCCGACCTGCTGCTGCTCGACGAGCCGACCAACCACCTCGACGCCGAGAGTGTGAACTGGCTGGAGCAGCACCTGTCCAAGTACGCCGGCACGGTCATCGCGATCACCCACGACCGGTACTTCCTGGACAACGTCGCCACCTGGATCCTCGAACTGGACCGCGGTCACGCGTACCCGTACGAGGGCAACTACTCCACCTACCTGGACAAGAAGGCCGCCCGCCTCGCGGTGCAGGGCCGTAAGGACCAGAAGCTGCAGAGGCGCCTCACCGAGGAGCTCGAGTGGGTCCGGTCCAACGCCAAGGCCCGGCAGACCAAGAGCAAGGCCCGTCTCGAGCGGTACGAGGAGATGGCCACCGAGGCGGAGAAGACCCGGAAGCTGGACTTCGAGGAGATCCAGATCCCGCCGGGCCCGCGTCTCGGCAACACGGTCATCGAGGCGAAGGACCTGGTCAAGGGCTTCGACGGCCGTACCCTGATCGATGAACTGTCGTTCTCGCTGCCGCGCAACGGCATCGTCGGCATCATCGGCCCGAACGGCGTCGGCAAGACCACGCTGTTCAAGACCATCGTCGGCCTGGAGCAGGCGGACGCCGGTGCGGTGCGGGTCGGTGAGACGGTCAAGCTGTCCTACGTCGACCAGAACCGGGCCGGCCTGGACGGCAGCAAGACCGTCTGGGAGGTCGTCTCCGACGGTCTCGACTACATGATGGTCGGCAAGGTCGAGATGCCGTCCCGCGCCTACGTCGCCGCCTTCGGCTTCAAGGGCCCGGACCAGCAGAAACCGGTCAAGGTGCTCTCCGGTGGCGAGCGGAACCGGCTCAACCTCGCGATGACGCTGAAGATCGGCGGCAACGTGATCCTGCTCGACGAGCCGACCAACGACCTGGACGTGGAGACGCTCTCCAGCCTGGAGAACGCGCTGCTGGAGTTCCCCGGCTGCGCCGTGGTCATCTCCCACGACCGGATGTTCCTGGACCGGGTCACCACGCACATGCTGGCCTGGGAGGGCACCGACGAGGACCCGGACAAGTGGTTCTGGTTCGAGGGCAACTTCGATGCGTACGAGAAGAACAAGATCGACCGGCTGGGCGCCGAGGCGGCCCGACCGCACCGGGTGACCTACCGCAAGCTCACCCGTGACTGA
- a CDS encoding acyl-CoA thioesterase has protein sequence MTERFIYDVPVRWSDMDAYGHVNNARFLTLYEEARVAMFFVGARAHGLGSFEEGIVIARHEIDYVRPIDFGDPVRIEMWVSELRAAAFTVSYELFDDGVLASRAKSVCVPYNLVKGHPRRLSDAEREFLAPYVEDRS, from the coding sequence GTGACTGAGCGTTTCATATACGACGTGCCCGTGCGCTGGTCCGACATGGACGCGTACGGGCACGTCAACAACGCTCGCTTCCTCACCCTCTACGAGGAGGCGCGGGTGGCGATGTTCTTCGTCGGGGCCCGGGCGCACGGCCTGGGCTCCTTCGAGGAGGGCATCGTGATCGCCCGCCACGAGATCGACTACGTGCGGCCGATCGACTTCGGCGACCCGGTCCGCATCGAGATGTGGGTCTCCGAGCTGCGGGCCGCGGCGTTCACGGTCTCCTACGAGCTCTTCGACGACGGTGTGCTGGCCAGCCGGGCGAAATCCGTGTGTGTGCCGTACAACCTGGTCAAGGGGCATCCGCGCCGGCTCTCCGACGCCGAGCGGGAGTTCCTGGCGCCGTACGTCGAGGACCGGTCATGA
- a CDS encoding type III secretion system chaperone family protein, which produces MPWWSWRPGSATSNEPDTGGEVAVQSTVRVGVPAQREPSRSGVPSELSATGSSDLVLPVQLARVGKALDLLDIRFLADGGGSLLAMWERHAVLFTLEGPDDEILVMRARPHATVPPDWADRAYRVVNEWNHTRRFCKAYVGDPTERGQLPIYAELQVPLAAGVHDTLLVELLDCGAAVATSFVDWLHDEGALL; this is translated from the coding sequence ATGCCGTGGTGGTCATGGCGTCCGGGATCGGCTACGAGCAATGAGCCGGATACCGGTGGCGAGGTGGCGGTGCAGAGCACCGTTCGCGTCGGTGTCCCGGCCCAGCGCGAGCCGAGCCGCTCCGGAGTTCCGTCCGAACTGTCCGCGACCGGATCGTCCGATCTGGTCCTGCCGGTGCAGCTCGCGCGTGTCGGTAAGGCGCTCGATCTGCTCGACATCCGGTTCCTCGCCGACGGCGGCGGCAGCCTCCTGGCGATGTGGGAGCGGCACGCCGTGCTGTTCACCCTGGAGGGGCCGGACGACGAGATCCTGGTGATGCGGGCCCGCCCGCACGCGACGGTCCCGCCGGACTGGGCCGACCGCGCCTACCGGGTGGTCAACGAGTGGAACCACACACGCCGCTTCTGCAAGGCCTACGTCGGTGACCCCACCGAGAGGGGCCAGCTCCCGATCTACGCGGAGCTGCAGGTCCCCCTCGCCGCGGGCGTCCACGACACCCTGCTGGTCGAGCTGCTCGACTGCGGCGCCGCGGTTGCCACGTCGTTCGTGGACTGGCTCCACGACGAAGGCGCTTTGCTTTAA
- a CDS encoding delta-60 repeat domain-containing protein, translating into MRRRLLAAAAVAVVAVPALIDTVPATADRAHPSVVSDDPADWTPHVLDGTVWSLALVGDTVVVGGAFTKVADSSRRQTYARKNIFAFGLHDGVIRTFAPQVDGAIYSLAAGPDHSVYMGGAFKTVNGAQQRGLARMSVSDGSRYGSFNARVNWGDIRALVSRGERLYAGGTFSAVNGVQRVGLVRLNGETGSVDQGFDARLAGPGLKRTRVEHFDVSPDGNRLIAVGAFLRSNGADRTQIAQFDVGGSGAILTNWYTDAFKPTCMKGFDTYLRQVKFSPDGSYVVVAATGRASSAQKLCDSAARFEVRATGRLNPTWVQRTGGDSLYAVAITGPAVYLGGHQRWFDNPYGTDGNGPGPGAVSRPGIGAVNPSTGKALEWNPTRSRGVGVRTFLVTPDGLLVGSDTDQLGREFHGRVGLFPLR; encoded by the coding sequence ATGCGCCGTCGCCTGCTCGCTGCCGCCGCCGTCGCGGTCGTCGCCGTCCCGGCGCTGATCGATACCGTGCCGGCCACGGCCGACCGCGCGCACCCGTCGGTGGTCTCCGACGATCCGGCGGACTGGACGCCGCACGTGCTCGATGGGACGGTGTGGTCGCTGGCCCTGGTCGGTGACACGGTGGTCGTCGGCGGGGCCTTCACCAAGGTGGCCGACAGCAGCCGCCGGCAGACCTACGCGCGGAAGAACATCTTCGCGTTCGGGCTGCACGACGGCGTGATCCGGACCTTCGCCCCGCAGGTGGACGGCGCGATCTACTCGCTGGCCGCCGGACCCGACCACTCGGTGTACATGGGTGGCGCGTTCAAGACCGTCAACGGGGCGCAACAGCGCGGCCTCGCCCGGATGTCGGTCAGTGACGGCAGCCGGTACGGCTCCTTCAACGCCCGGGTCAACTGGGGTGACATCCGGGCACTGGTCAGCCGGGGTGAGCGGCTCTACGCGGGTGGCACGTTCTCGGCGGTCAACGGGGTGCAGCGGGTCGGGCTGGTCCGGCTCAACGGCGAGACCGGCTCGGTGGACCAGGGCTTCGACGCGCGGCTGGCCGGGCCGGGCCTGAAACGGACCCGGGTGGAGCACTTCGACGTCTCACCGGACGGCAACCGGCTGATCGCGGTCGGCGCCTTCCTGCGGTCGAACGGCGCGGACCGTACCCAGATCGCGCAGTTCGACGTCGGCGGCTCCGGGGCCATCCTGACCAACTGGTACACCGACGCGTTCAAGCCGACCTGCATGAAGGGCTTCGACACCTACCTGCGGCAGGTGAAGTTCTCACCGGACGGCTCGTACGTCGTGGTCGCGGCGACCGGCCGGGCGTCGTCGGCGCAGAAGCTGTGCGACTCGGCCGCCCGGTTCGAGGTGCGGGCCACCGGACGGCTGAACCCGACGTGGGTGCAGCGCACCGGCGGCGACTCCCTGTACGCCGTGGCGATCACCGGGCCGGCCGTCTACCTGGGCGGGCACCAGCGGTGGTTCGACAACCCGTACGGCACGGACGGCAACGGACCGGGGCCGGGCGCGGTCTCCCGCCCCGGTATCGGCGCGGTCAACCCGAGCACCGGCAAGGCCCTGGAGTGGAATCCCACCCGGTCGCGGGGTGTCGGCGTGCGAACCTTCCTGGTCACCCCGGACGGCCTGCTCGTCGGCTCGGACACCGACCAACTGGGCCGCGAGTTCCACGGCCGCGTCGGCCTGTTCCCCCTCCGCTAG
- a CDS encoding globin, which produces MTLFEAVGGEPTFRRLVDKFYEGVAEDPLLRPMYPEEDLGPAADRFALFLIQYWGGPSTYSDNRGHPRLRMRHAPFRVDAEARDAWLRHMRVAVDSLELPTPYEAELWDYLERAAHFMVNTMDTAEPAH; this is translated from the coding sequence GTGACCCTCTTCGAAGCCGTCGGCGGCGAACCCACGTTCCGGCGCCTCGTGGACAAGTTCTACGAGGGCGTCGCGGAAGACCCGCTGCTGCGCCCGATGTACCCGGAGGAGGACCTGGGGCCGGCCGCCGACCGGTTCGCGCTCTTCCTCATCCAGTACTGGGGTGGCCCCAGCACGTACTCCGACAACCGCGGGCATCCCCGGCTGCGGATGCGGCACGCGCCGTTCCGGGTCGACGCGGAGGCCCGCGACGCCTGGCTGCGGCACATGCGGGTGGCGGTCGACTCACTCGAACTGCCCACGCCGTACGAGGCGGAGCTCTGGGACTATCTCGAGCGAGCGGCACATTTCATGGTGAACACGATGGATACCGCGGAGCCCGCACACTGA
- a CDS encoding MFS transporter, with product MANDPSTATHSGGNATFRSLFRLREYRAVYLATLINWLGDYLSRAAVTVLVYHKSQSVLLSAASFAVGFLPWIVGPLLSAIAERYPYRRVMIVADLTRMALIALLLVPHMPVPLMLLVLLLAGLAAPPAQAARSALLPELVGRERLPLATALQQTASQTAQVVGYLAGATLAVALTPRIALGLDVLTFLFSALLVAFGVRPRPATNPDGGRTHLLRETGEGFRLVFSHPLLRSIVTVVLTVTIFAIVPEGLAAAWAVEGTPSHSASNVDQGLIMAAGPFGFVLGGILFSRLVPAQRRARLVPYLAVSMPLLLVPSIFAPPAPFVAALVMLSGLTQGALLPTLNANFTLALPDGYRARAFGVVGSGVQVTQFTAVIVTGLLADHFRLPLVVGLWSIGGAVVMLLIVLSWPRQGLPEPAAGAGRMER from the coding sequence GTGGCGAACGACCCCAGTACGGCTACACACAGTGGGGGGAACGCTACATTCCGTAGCCTTTTCCGCCTCCGTGAGTACCGCGCGGTCTATCTCGCGACCCTGATCAACTGGCTCGGCGACTACCTGTCCCGGGCCGCTGTGACGGTGCTGGTCTACCACAAGAGCCAGTCGGTGCTGCTCTCCGCGGCCTCGTTCGCGGTCGGCTTCCTGCCCTGGATCGTCGGGCCGCTGCTGTCCGCGATCGCCGAGCGGTACCCGTACCGCCGGGTCATGATCGTCGCGGACCTGACCCGGATGGCGCTGATCGCGCTGCTGCTGGTGCCGCACATGCCGGTGCCGTTGATGCTGCTCGTCCTGCTGCTGGCCGGGCTCGCCGCGCCGCCCGCGCAGGCGGCCCGCTCGGCGCTGCTGCCGGAGCTGGTCGGGCGGGAGCGGCTGCCCCTGGCCACCGCGTTGCAGCAGACCGCGAGCCAGACCGCACAGGTGGTCGGCTACCTGGCCGGCGCCACCCTGGCCGTCGCCCTCACCCCGCGGATCGCCCTCGGCCTGGACGTCCTGACCTTCCTGTTCTCGGCGCTGCTGGTGGCGTTCGGGGTGCGGCCGCGGCCGGCCACGAACCCGGACGGCGGGCGGACCCACCTGCTGCGGGAGACCGGCGAGGGATTCCGGCTGGTCTTCTCCCATCCGCTGCTGCGCTCCATCGTGACCGTGGTGCTCACGGTCACCATTTTCGCCATCGTCCCGGAGGGGCTCGCCGCGGCCTGGGCCGTCGAGGGCACCCCGAGCCACAGCGCGTCGAACGTCGACCAGGGCCTGATCATGGCGGCCGGGCCGTTCGGGTTCGTCCTGGGCGGCATCCTGTTCAGCCGGCTCGTGCCCGCCCAGCGCCGGGCGCGGCTCGTCCCGTACCTCGCGGTGTCCATGCCGTTGCTTCTCGTGCCGTCGATCTTCGCGCCGCCGGCGCCGTTCGTCGCGGCGCTGGTGATGCTCTCCGGGCTGACCCAGGGCGCGCTGCTGCCGACCCTCAACGCGAACTTCACGCTGGCCCTGCCGGACGGCTACCGGGCCCGCGCCTTCGGGGTCGTCGGCAGCGGGGTGCAGGTCACCCAGTTCACGGCCGTCATCGTCACCGGCCTTCTGGCCGACCATTTCCGGCTGCCGCTCGTGGTCGGGCTGTGGAGCATCGGCGGCGCCGTCGTGATGCTTCTCATCGTTCTGTCCTGGCCACGCCAGGGCCTGCCGGAACCCGCCGCGGGTGCTGGCAGGATGGAGAGGTGA
- a CDS encoding mechanosensitive ion channel family protein: MFLLAPPSPSPSTPSFFKSPDVEKECGANVLCDRLVEWTGSQWLGNSSYVVVIKPLRIIGIILIAMLVRWLLHRAITRLASSTSRASMPALLRPLKEKVTVTAEEGQFIPERRRQRAEAIGSVLRSFVSAVVFTMAALLVMAELGFNLGPLLASAGIVGVALGFGAQSLVKDLIAGLFMLLEDQYGVGDTVDLGEATGVVESVGLRITTVRDARGVLWYIRNGEIVRVGNKSQGWAMVVIDIPIGFVSSEEAIAVLRTAAGSVATEPEHQTEFLEPPEVIGVEQLTVDGAVIRTIAKTTADSQVAIQRDLRRALTESLETSGLSERIAASRLLPRSAVPPAWLGGGENSSPPSTEPQRPGGAT; encoded by the coding sequence GTGTTCCTCTTAGCTCCCCCCTCGCCGAGTCCTTCGACGCCGTCGTTCTTCAAGAGCCCCGACGTCGAGAAGGAGTGCGGGGCAAACGTGCTCTGCGACCGGCTGGTCGAGTGGACCGGCAGTCAGTGGCTGGGCAACAGCAGCTACGTGGTGGTGATCAAGCCACTGCGGATCATCGGCATCATCCTGATCGCGATGCTCGTCCGGTGGCTGCTGCACCGCGCCATCACCCGGCTGGCGTCGAGCACCTCGCGCGCCTCGATGCCGGCGCTGCTGCGGCCGCTCAAGGAGAAGGTGACGGTCACCGCCGAGGAGGGACAGTTCATCCCGGAGCGGCGCCGGCAGCGGGCCGAGGCGATCGGTTCGGTGCTGCGCAGTTTCGTCAGCGCGGTGGTCTTCACGATGGCCGCGCTGCTGGTGATGGCTGAGCTCGGCTTCAACCTCGGACCGCTGCTGGCCAGCGCCGGCATCGTCGGTGTGGCGCTCGGCTTCGGCGCGCAGAGTCTGGTCAAGGATCTGATCGCCGGCCTGTTCATGCTGCTGGAGGACCAGTACGGCGTGGGCGACACGGTCGACCTGGGCGAGGCGACCGGTGTGGTGGAGAGCGTCGGGCTGCGGATCACCACGGTCCGCGACGCCCGCGGTGTGCTGTGGTACATCCGCAACGGTGAGATCGTCCGGGTCGGCAACAAGAGCCAGGGCTGGGCGATGGTCGTGATCGACATCCCGATCGGCTTCGTCAGCTCGGAGGAGGCGATCGCCGTCCTGAGGACCGCCGCCGGGTCGGTGGCGACCGAGCCGGAGCACCAGACCGAGTTCCTGGAGCCGCCGGAGGTGATCGGCGTCGAGCAGCTCACCGTGGACGGCGCGGTGATCCGGACGATCGCCAAGACCACCGCGGACAGTCAGGTGGCGATCCAGCGGGACCTGCGCCGGGCGCTGACCGAGTCACTGGAGACGTCGGGACTGTCCGAGCGGATCGCGGCGTCCCGGCTCCTGCCGCGCAGCGCCGTTCCGCCCGCGTGGCTCGGTGGCGGCGAGAATTCCTCGCCTCCATCGACCGAGCCGCAGCGGCCCGGTGGAGCCACCTGA